A genomic region of Alnus glutinosa chromosome 11, dhAlnGlut1.1, whole genome shotgun sequence contains the following coding sequences:
- the LOC133881228 gene encoding agamous-like MADS-box protein AGL62, translating to MVRKSKGRQKIEMVKMLNDSNLQVTFSKRRSGLFKKASELCTLCGAEIAIIVFSPGKKVFSFGHPGVETVVDRVLTRNPPQNSGTLQMIEAHRNASVRELNVQLTQVTNQLEAEKKHGEELNRMHKANQAGGQCWWEAPIEQLGLPQLEQLKVSLQELQKNVGKQADRLLTQTSNPSPFFAAGNSNQGVLAPYNDIKIPFDTKNNIVGLSGNAMHQAYKLGYGRGVF from the coding sequence ATGGTGAGGAAGAGCAAGGGGCGGCAAAAGATCGAGATGGTGAAGATGCTAAACGACAGCAACCTCCAAGTGACCTTCTCGAAACGCCGCTCCGGCCTCTTCAAAAAAGCAAGTGAGCTTTGCACCCTATGCGGCGCCGAGATCGCCATTATTGTCTTCTCGCCCGGAAAGAAGGTCTTCTCCTTCGGCCACCCGGGTGTGGAGACTGTTGTTGATCGGGTCCTCACTCGAAACCCGCCTCAAAACTCTGGCACACTCCAGATGATTGAGGCGCACAGAAACGCCAGCGTCCGGGAGCTCAACGTGCAACTCACTCAGGTCACGAACCAGTTGGAGGCGGAGAAGAAGCACGGCGAGGAACTGAACCGAATGCATAAAGCAAACCAGGCCGGCGGACAGTGCTGGTGGGAGGCGCCTATTGAACAGCTAGGGTTGCCACAGCTTGAGCAGTTGAAGGTGTCTCTACAGGAGCTGCAAAAGAACGTGGGAAAGCAGGCTGATAGACTTCTGACTCAGACTTCAAATCCTTCTCCATTTTTCGCAGCAGGGAATTCCAATCAAGGAGTACTAGCTCCTTATAATGATATAAAGATCCCTTTTGACACAAAGAACAATATTGTCGGGTTAAGCGGGAATGCGATGCACCAAGCATACAAATTGGGATATGGACGTGGGGTTTTCTGA